In Zobellia roscoffensis, the following are encoded in one genomic region:
- a CDS encoding AraC family transcriptional regulator yields the protein MQILEAHKPFEIQEIELTDWKQRPVKNNFFELVLIKEGQGTQCINYNDHNYSKGNMFLLPPLKCHSFTIEKPTKFVFLKFTDSFFKNENRSITEKNEWFKEASYILSNYNQLPGDIIKSDRDREYLKKLTSMILQESRSFGNESIALIKSLMISVMEILIRNVKKGSFYELPKSNTDDRIIKMLTFINENIDKPEQLKVENLAEVFMMSPTYVSEFFKKQVSISLREYIIKAKLKLVEIRLLNSDFTLTQIADDLGFTDVSHLSKTFKRYTGASLREFKNNGEYMLLKRNTNCAATTAQL from the coding sequence ATGCAGATACTAGAAGCACATAAACCTTTTGAAATACAAGAAATTGAATTGACAGACTGGAAACAACGCCCTGTTAAGAACAATTTTTTTGAGTTGGTCCTAATAAAAGAAGGCCAAGGTACGCAGTGTATAAACTATAATGACCACAACTACAGCAAGGGCAACATGTTTCTGCTTCCCCCTCTAAAGTGTCACTCATTTACCATAGAAAAGCCTACAAAATTTGTGTTCTTAAAATTCACTGATTCTTTTTTTAAAAATGAAAACCGTTCCATAACGGAAAAAAACGAATGGTTTAAGGAGGCATCCTATATACTATCCAATTACAATCAATTACCAGGGGACATTATTAAAAGCGATAGGGATAGAGAATATTTAAAAAAATTGACTTCTATGATATTACAAGAATCTAGAAGTTTTGGTAATGAATCTATAGCTTTAATCAAATCCTTAATGATTTCCGTCATGGAAATATTAATCAGAAATGTAAAAAAGGGAAGTTTTTACGAACTGCCAAAGAGTAATACAGATGATCGCATTATCAAAATGCTGACTTTTATTAACGAGAATATTGATAAACCGGAACAGTTAAAAGTTGAGAATTTAGCAGAGGTATTTATGATGTCTCCCACATATGTAAGTGAATTTTTCAAAAAACAAGTCAGTATATCTTTGAGGGAATATATAATTAAGGCAAAGCTGAAATTAGTAGAAATACGTTTATTAAATTCAGATTTTACGTTAACTCAAATTGCGGACGATTTAGGCTTTACTGATGTAAGTCACCTTTCTAAAACATTTAAACGCTATACAGGGGCTTCATTACGTGAATTCAAAAACAATGGTGAGTATATGCTACTAAAGCGTAATACAAACTGTGCGGCTACTACAGCTCAATTATAA
- a CDS encoding TetR/AcrR family transcriptional regulator, with product MAELTKSQIKRRALVKATIELVNNSGFHAAPMSKIAKIANVSPATIYLYFENKQDLVNKVYIEVKASFTEYAFATYDPNMEVAEGFEVIWKRIADFKLKECEEAMFLAQCDNTPMIDEQSREEGIKHLQPLLDLWERGKKEGKIKPLSDYILYAYAINPLSFLMITQKRGRFQLNEDHLEEAYQSAWNSIKI from the coding sequence ATGGCAGAATTAACAAAGAGTCAAATTAAGAGAAGAGCATTGGTTAAGGCCACAATAGAGTTGGTAAACAACAGTGGCTTTCACGCAGCTCCTATGTCGAAAATAGCTAAGATAGCTAACGTATCGCCTGCAACTATTTATCTCTATTTTGAGAACAAACAGGATTTGGTGAACAAAGTATATATAGAAGTGAAGGCATCTTTTACGGAATATGCATTCGCTACTTACGATCCAAATATGGAAGTCGCCGAAGGTTTTGAAGTTATATGGAAGCGTATTGCAGACTTTAAGCTTAAAGAATGTGAAGAGGCTATGTTTTTAGCACAGTGCGATAATACACCTATGATTGACGAACAAAGCAGAGAGGAAGGCATTAAGCATTTACAGCCTTTGTTGGACTTGTGGGAGCGTGGTAAAAAGGAAGGTAAGATAAAGCCACTATCGGATTATATATTATACGCCTACGCCATCAACCCGTTATCTTTTTTAATGATCACACAAAAAAGAGGGCGCTTTCAGTTAAATGAAGATCACCTAGAGGAAGCTTACCAGTCTGCTTGGAACAGTATAAAAATATAA
- a CDS encoding pyridoxal phosphate-dependent decarboxylase family protein, with protein MTTNERLSKVYDAEQFRFIGKELIDVLANHLNDLQHQKEKTVYPNNSPEEELHFWQNDLEEKANPIATLTTLLNRSQQTQHPKYMGHQTAVPAPISALTSLVTNLINNSTGVYEMGPASNAMERVITDFTAKKVGYDIFSSGIMTSGGSLANLTALLAARKDKAPNNVWEEGHNEKLAVLVSEEAHYCIERAAKIIGLGDKGIIKVPVDSNFKIRTDLLPQYLEKAKADGLHVFCVIGCAGSTATGSYDNLNALAEFSKAHNLWLHVDGAHGGAVVFSKKYKSLTRGMEKADSVVIDFHKMLMTPVLSTALLFKEGNKVYRTFAQRAQYLWDSPETEEWYNSAKRTFECSKPFLSAQVYLILKTHGTDIFEKNVNQLYDSAKLMAQLVKNKPEFELTHEPESNIVNFRYVPHKKMSLNKLNILNADIRRRLVASGSFYIVQTTIADQLTLRCSVMNPLTSRKDFIELLNEIEKQAVSILDAAPMLI; from the coding sequence ATGACAACGAACGAAAGACTTTCAAAAGTTTACGATGCAGAACAGTTTAGATTTATAGGAAAAGAACTAATCGATGTTTTAGCAAATCATTTGAATGATTTACAGCATCAAAAAGAAAAGACAGTATACCCTAATAATTCTCCTGAGGAAGAACTGCACTTTTGGCAAAATGATTTAGAGGAAAAGGCAAATCCAATAGCAACTCTTACTACGCTCCTTAACCGTTCACAACAAACGCAACACCCTAAATATATGGGGCACCAAACAGCCGTTCCAGCTCCTATTTCAGCACTCACGAGCCTCGTTACAAATTTAATTAATAACAGCACAGGGGTGTATGAAATGGGGCCTGCATCAAATGCAATGGAACGGGTAATAACAGACTTTACCGCCAAGAAAGTAGGGTATGATATATTTTCTTCCGGAATTATGACTTCTGGCGGAAGCCTTGCCAATTTAACAGCGCTATTAGCGGCTAGAAAAGACAAAGCGCCTAATAATGTATGGGAAGAAGGTCACAATGAAAAATTAGCCGTTTTGGTTTCTGAAGAAGCTCATTATTGTATTGAAAGAGCTGCTAAGATTATAGGTTTGGGAGATAAAGGCATTATTAAGGTTCCCGTAGATTCCAATTTTAAAATCCGTACAGACTTATTACCCCAGTATCTAGAAAAAGCTAAAGCGGACGGCCTACATGTATTCTGCGTTATTGGCTGCGCAGGTTCTACTGCTACAGGCTCATATGACAACCTTAATGCCTTGGCAGAATTTAGCAAAGCTCATAACCTTTGGCTACATGTAGATGGTGCGCATGGCGGTGCCGTGGTATTTTCTAAAAAATACAAGAGTCTGACAAGGGGAATGGAAAAAGCAGATTCTGTTGTTATTGATTTTCACAAAATGCTTATGACACCAGTGCTCAGCACGGCTCTATTATTTAAAGAAGGAAACAAAGTTTACAGAACTTTTGCGCAACGAGCACAATATCTATGGGATTCTCCAGAAACGGAAGAATGGTACAATTCTGCAAAAAGAACCTTTGAATGCAGCAAACCCTTTTTATCTGCCCAAGTTTACCTTATCCTAAAAACCCATGGCACAGATATATTTGAAAAAAATGTAAATCAGCTATATGATTCGGCAAAATTGATGGCTCAATTAGTAAAAAATAAACCTGAATTTGAATTAACACATGAACCAGAGTCTAATATTGTAAACTTCAGATATGTGCCCCACAAAAAAATGAGTCTTAATAAATTGAACATATTGAACGCTGATATTAGAAGAAGATTGGTAGCTTCAGGAAGTTTCTACATTGTACAAACTACAATTGCGGATCAGCTTACTTTACGTTGTTCAGTAATGAATCCTTTAACTTCTAGAAAAGACTTTATAGAGCTCCTAAATGAAATTGAAAAGCAAGCAGTTTCTATTTTAGATGCTGCCCCAATGCTTATTTAA
- a CDS encoding LysR substrate-binding domain-containing protein translates to MDLQHIRSAVLLSKKLNFTKTAEALHIVQPALSRKIKQLEEAIEAPLFRRNKRNVELTHAGSYFIPEMEKLLLQYDFIIKRTHQVHKGEAGELKIGFTHSVMQSILPEILVDIRKNLPNIKTILKELNNRDQYIRLQSGELDIGFATNPLVPVGLKSKVLHIDNYAVLVPRGFDMNRLHVNGFSTFAKEPFIFPSKTDGPNYVNIIESICTSAGFIPNVVHETDSVSTSIRLIEAGMGVSLEPISSLRGLHLPIDFYELKDTPQKARLTMIWNPKLEVEHPKLFSLLNTIK, encoded by the coding sequence ATGGATTTACAGCATATAAGAAGCGCCGTACTGCTTTCAAAAAAATTGAATTTTACAAAAACGGCAGAAGCGTTGCATATTGTGCAACCAGCATTGAGCCGAAAAATAAAACAACTTGAAGAGGCTATTGAGGCACCTTTGTTTAGGAGGAATAAACGTAATGTGGAATTGACCCATGCAGGAAGTTATTTTATCCCAGAGATGGAGAAACTCTTGCTTCAGTATGATTTTATAATTAAGCGAACCCATCAAGTACATAAAGGGGAGGCGGGGGAATTGAAAATTGGTTTTACACACTCCGTCATGCAGTCAATCCTTCCTGAAATACTGGTTGATATACGTAAAAACTTGCCTAATATTAAGACTATACTAAAAGAACTCAATAACCGAGATCAATACATACGTTTACAATCTGGAGAATTAGATATAGGCTTTGCAACCAATCCGTTAGTGCCTGTAGGATTAAAGAGCAAAGTTTTGCATATAGATAATTATGCGGTTTTAGTTCCAAGGGGTTTTGATATGAATAGATTACACGTTAACGGTTTCTCTACATTTGCAAAAGAACCGTTTATCTTCCCTTCAAAAACAGATGGCCCAAACTATGTAAATATTATAGAATCTATTTGTACAAGTGCTGGTTTTATACCTAATGTAGTTCATGAAACCGATTCTGTGAGCACAAGTATAAGATTGATTGAAGCAGGTATGGGGGTTTCGTTAGAACCCATTTCATCTCTTCGCGGTCTTCATTTGCCAATTGATTTTTATGAGCTAAAAGACACTCCCCAAAAAGCTAGATTAACTATGATTTGGAACCCTAAACTAGAGGTTGAACATCCAAAATTATTCAGTCTTTTAAATACGATCAAATAG
- a CDS encoding DUF481 domain-containing protein codes for MKLPLSLGITLLFISNASAQLVNIESKRMQKDSVRFALKSDLLFNYTDNNGAYILQIGSNITTQLKSKDLKKIFFFIGNYNLIRSKDEDFQNSYFFHLRYNHKITDFFRLEGFIQNQNNTLLTISNRNLAGAGIRLKLISEDNAKVYFGNAYMYEIEKQVDSEERFYNHRNSSYLSATYSFPKTRLDFTGTVYYQPLYRYMANHRILSQLKAEMPLTDHLSVSALYNYFYSSFSTSTESDRSSNLKLGLTFSL; via the coding sequence ATGAAACTTCCATTATCCTTAGGTATAACGTTACTTTTTATTTCTAATGCTAGTGCCCAATTGGTAAATATTGAGTCTAAACGTATGCAAAAAGATTCGGTACGTTTTGCCCTTAAAAGCGATTTGCTTTTTAATTACACTGATAACAATGGCGCCTATATTTTACAAATTGGTTCCAACATTACTACCCAATTAAAATCTAAAGACCTTAAGAAAATTTTCTTCTTTATCGGAAATTACAACCTCATTAGAAGTAAAGACGAAGACTTCCAGAATTCGTATTTCTTTCATTTACGTTATAACCATAAAATAACGGATTTCTTTAGACTCGAAGGTTTTATACAAAATCAGAACAACACTCTTCTCACCATATCCAATAGAAATCTGGCAGGTGCCGGTATTCGCTTAAAATTGATTTCCGAAGACAATGCAAAAGTCTATTTTGGAAATGCATATATGTATGAAATAGAAAAACAAGTAGATTCTGAAGAACGCTTTTATAACCACAGGAACAGTAGCTACCTATCTGCCACCTATTCATTTCCTAAAACGCGATTAGATTTTACCGGCACCGTATACTATCAGCCTTTATATCGCTATATGGCAAACCATAGAATATTGAGTCAGCTTAAGGCCGAAATGCCCCTAACGGACCATCTCAGCGTTTCTGCACTTTATAATTATTTCTATAGTAGCTTTTCAACTTCTACCGAAAGTGACCGTTCGTCCAACTTAAAACTAGGGCTTACGTTTTCCCTCTAA
- a CDS encoding alpha-ketoglutarate-dependent dioxygenase AlkB family protein yields MYLFNQTNLFSTEEVRKTTFDLPGADVTLFENFFSLEESNNLYASLLENTPWQQEQITIHGKLVDYPRLTAWFGDISKDIQYTNTKSKMHVWNDDLLFIKKRIEQEVDIKFTRCLLNYYRDGKDSVDWHQDYKGAQRKNTVIASVTFGATRPFQLKHVSRTDLKRVDIPLANGSLLLMQGATQENWKHKIPKTTKQISPRINLTFRWIG; encoded by the coding sequence ATGTATTTATTTAATCAAACCAATTTATTTTCAACGGAAGAAGTTCGTAAAACTACTTTTGATTTACCAGGTGCTGATGTTACTTTATTTGAGAATTTCTTCAGTTTAGAAGAAAGCAACAACTTGTATGCTAGCTTACTTGAAAATACACCTTGGCAACAAGAACAGATTACCATACACGGCAAACTTGTGGATTACCCTAGGTTGACGGCTTGGTTTGGTGATATTAGCAAAGACATTCAATACACAAATACAAAAAGTAAAATGCATGTTTGGAATGATGATTTACTTTTTATAAAGAAACGAATAGAGCAGGAGGTAGATATAAAATTTACACGCTGTTTACTTAATTATTACCGTGACGGAAAAGATAGTGTAGACTGGCATCAAGATTATAAGGGAGCTCAACGAAAAAATACGGTTATTGCTTCAGTAACTTTTGGTGCTACTAGGCCCTTTCAATTAAAACATGTATCAAGAACAGATTTAAAACGTGTAGATATCCCATTAGCAAATGGCAGTCTTTTATTGATGCAAGGCGCCACCCAAGAAAACTGGAAACATAAAATACCGAAGACCACAAAACAGATTTCCCCAAGAATTAACCTAACCTTTAGGTGGATCGGTTAA
- a CDS encoding NADP-dependent oxidoreductase produces MKTILLKNRPKGRPSVSDFEFIENDSPLEIKDGELLLETAYVSVDPYLRGKMNDAKSYTPPFELNKPVHSGMVAKVIASKHTEHKEGDYLAGMLDWSTQQISNGEGLTKVDENKAPLSTYLGVLGMTGLTAYLGLTEIGKPKKGETLIVSGAAGAVGSVVGQIGKILGLHVIGIAGSDEKVELLKSKFGFDEGINYNTTEDMTAAIAKAAPNGVDVYFDNVGGPISDAVLFNINHFARMIICGAISVYNNTELPKSVSVQPFLVKNSALMQGFIVFNYQEKYPEALKQLSTWLAEDKLTYSETIVEGFENIPQAFIDLFDGKNKGKMVVKI; encoded by the coding sequence ATGAAAACTATATTATTAAAGAATAGACCTAAAGGAAGACCATCAGTCTCTGATTTTGAATTTATAGAGAACGATTCGCCGTTAGAAATTAAAGATGGAGAATTGCTTTTAGAGACTGCATATGTTTCTGTAGATCCTTATTTAAGAGGAAAAATGAATGATGCTAAGTCCTACACTCCTCCTTTTGAATTAAACAAACCTGTTCATTCAGGTATGGTTGCAAAAGTTATAGCTTCTAAGCACACTGAGCATAAAGAAGGAGACTACCTTGCCGGGATGTTAGATTGGAGTACTCAACAGATTTCCAATGGTGAAGGTCTTACAAAAGTTGATGAGAATAAAGCGCCTTTAAGTACATATTTAGGAGTTTTGGGAATGACCGGTCTTACCGCTTATTTAGGCCTTACCGAGATTGGTAAGCCTAAAAAAGGCGAAACTTTAATAGTTTCTGGTGCTGCTGGCGCGGTGGGTAGTGTTGTTGGCCAAATTGGTAAAATATTGGGGCTTCATGTTATTGGTATTGCCGGTAGTGATGAAAAAGTAGAGTTACTAAAATCAAAATTCGGTTTTGATGAAGGCATTAATTACAATACTACGGAAGACATGACTGCGGCAATTGCCAAAGCTGCTCCAAACGGAGTTGATGTTTATTTTGATAACGTTGGTGGTCCTATCTCGGATGCGGTATTATTCAATATCAATCACTTTGCGAGAATGATTATCTGTGGTGCCATTTCGGTATATAACAATACTGAACTGCCCAAGAGTGTTAGCGTGCAACCCTTTCTGGTTAAAAACAGTGCGCTAATGCAAGGGTTTATCGTTTTTAATTATCAAGAAAAATATCCCGAAGCACTTAAACAATTATCAACTTGGTTGGCTGAAGATAAGTTGACTTATAGCGAAACTATTGTAGAAGGTTTTGAGAACATTCCACAGGCATTCATCGATTTATTCGATGGAAAAAATAAAGGAAAAATGGTCGTTAAGATTTAA
- a CDS encoding NAD(P)H-dependent oxidoreductase yields the protein MNTPNIAQEDILNAFNYRHATKEFDASKTLTDEQINFILKTANLSPSSFGFEPWHFIVVQDKELRELLKPVAWGAPVKLDTASHFILGLAMKAPMVKHDAPYIEHMMKEVKQMPEDVVEVYSKFYREFQERDFNLDSDKKLFDWSSKQTYIPLGNMMTAAALTGIDSCPIEGFHIEDTEALLRDKFGIDTDKYGISFMAAFGHRKADPEFPKSRRPLEDIVTWK from the coding sequence ATGAATACACCAAACATTGCACAAGAAGATATTTTAAACGCATTTAATTACAGACATGCTACCAAAGAATTTGATGCGTCAAAAACATTAACCGATGAGCAAATCAATTTCATTTTAAAAACAGCAAATTTATCTCCAAGTTCATTTGGTTTTGAACCTTGGCATTTTATCGTTGTACAAGATAAAGAATTACGTGAGCTTTTAAAGCCAGTAGCTTGGGGCGCTCCCGTAAAATTAGATACTGCTAGTCACTTTATTCTAGGTCTGGCAATGAAAGCTCCTATGGTAAAGCATGATGCGCCATATATTGAACATATGATGAAAGAGGTAAAACAAATGCCCGAAGATGTTGTAGAAGTATACTCTAAGTTTTACCGAGAGTTTCAAGAGCGTGATTTTAATCTAGATTCAGACAAGAAGTTATTTGATTGGTCATCAAAGCAAACCTACATTCCTCTAGGTAATATGATGACTGCCGCAGCCTTAACAGGTATCGATTCTTGTCCTATTGAAGGTTTCCATATAGAGGATACGGAAGCTTTATTAAGAGATAAATTTGGAATAGATACAGATAAATATGGAATTTCTTTTATGGCTGCATTTGGACATAGAAAGGCAGACCCAGAATTTCCAAAATCTAGAAGACCATTAGAGGACATTGTAACTTGGAAATAG
- a CDS encoding putative quinol monooxygenase, whose product MKKSYLTLVVHILVKEEFREEIKAELLKLISPTRGEEGCIAYDLHQDNDNPNLFLFHEKWVNQDYLTKHSQSDHIEAYRLASKDKLENVSAYKMTELTN is encoded by the coding sequence ATGAAAAAATCGTATTTAACCTTAGTGGTACACATTTTAGTAAAAGAAGAATTTAGAGAAGAAATAAAAGCCGAATTGCTAAAACTTATTAGTCCCACTAGAGGAGAAGAAGGTTGTATTGCTTACGACTTACATCAAGATAACGATAACCCGAATCTGTTTTTATTCCACGAGAAATGGGTGAATCAAGATTATTTGACCAAGCATTCACAAAGTGACCATATTGAGGCCTATAGACTTGCTTCTAAAGATAAGCTTGAGAATGTTTCTGCTTATAAAATGACAGAGCTTACCAATTAG
- a CDS encoding nitroreductase family protein: MELLDKLNWRYATKAMNGETVPQEKVDRILEAARLAPTSSGLQPFEIIVVTNQELKEKIKPVAWNQSVVTDSSHLLVFAAWDNYTEERINKMFDLTNEIRGFKNEGWENYRQQLLGMYPQRDPQVNFEHAARQAYIAFAEALTAAAFEGVDSTPMEGFDPDAVDEILGLRAKGLRSCVLLPIGYRKTEEDWLANLVKVRKSTEDLVTVMD; encoded by the coding sequence ATGGAATTACTTGATAAATTAAATTGGAGATACGCTACTAAAGCAATGAACGGCGAAACCGTACCACAGGAAAAAGTGGACCGTATTTTAGAAGCTGCGCGCCTTGCCCCTACTTCTAGCGGATTGCAGCCTTTTGAAATTATAGTGGTGACCAATCAAGAATTAAAGGAAAAAATTAAGCCTGTAGCTTGGAACCAGTCTGTTGTTACAGATTCTTCTCACTTATTAGTTTTCGCGGCTTGGGACAACTATACTGAAGAACGTATTAATAAAATGTTTGACCTGACCAATGAAATTCGTGGTTTTAAAAATGAAGGTTGGGAAAACTACAGACAACAATTATTGGGAATGTACCCACAGCGTGACCCACAAGTAAACTTTGAGCATGCCGCTAGACAAGCATACATAGCATTTGCCGAAGCCCTTACCGCTGCCGCTTTTGAGGGTGTAGATTCTACGCCAATGGAAGGTTTTGATCCAGATGCAGTAGACGAAATTCTTGGCCTAAGAGCAAAAGGTTTGCGTAGCTGTGTATTGTTGCCAATTGGCTACAGAAAAACAGAAGAGGATTGGTTGGCAAATTTGGTTAAAGTGAGAAAAAGCACTGAAGACCTAGTAACCGTAATGGACTAA
- a CDS encoding thioredoxin family protein — MAFVLSSIMELGKRAPEFKLPDTVSGELLSLEKLKSDKATIIIFICNHCLFVKHINSKLVEIANKYQALGMQFVAISSNDVKQHPEDTPFIMAQVAKYHKYPFPYLYDKYQDVALNYGAESNPDLFVFDHNLECAYTGRFDMTRPNIQPATGADLISALDMLLLGEKPNPNQYPSMGTSIAWKHGVYRNDDNIF, encoded by the coding sequence ATGGCATTCGTATTGTCTAGCATAATGGAATTAGGAAAGAGGGCCCCGGAATTTAAGTTGCCGGATACGGTTTCAGGTGAGTTATTGTCTTTAGAGAAATTAAAGTCTGATAAAGCAACGATTATAATTTTTATTTGCAATCATTGCTTGTTCGTAAAACACATAAACTCAAAGCTTGTTGAAATTGCAAATAAATACCAGGCTTTGGGAATGCAATTTGTTGCAATTAGTAGTAATGATGTAAAACAACATCCAGAAGACACTCCGTTTATCATGGCCCAAGTAGCTAAGTATCATAAATATCCATTTCCTTATCTCTATGACAAATACCAAGATGTTGCATTAAATTATGGTGCGGAAAGCAACCCGGATTTGTTTGTTTTTGATCATAATTTAGAATGCGCTTACACTGGTAGGTTTGATATGACCAGACCCAATATTCAGCCGGCCACGGGAGCGGATCTTATCTCGGCACTGGACATGCTTCTATTGGGAGAAAAACCAAATCCTAACCAATACCCAAGTATGGGTACTAGTATAGCTTGGAAACATGGAGTGTATAGAAATGATGATAATATCTTCTAA
- a CDS encoding GAF domain-containing sensor histidine kinase: protein MEIIDALQKDIKDIQSINIVPTILDVVCRATGMGFAAIARVTEDTWVTCGVLDVIPFGLSVGDELDIQTTFCKQVRESDQLVVIDHVEKDEVYHNHPIPAQYGFQSYISVPIMRKNGEFFGTLCALDLKPNKVNTPQIIDMFSMFTELIAFHLDALETMRKQDTAIKKKDIELAAYDFISSHDLQEPLRKIQILTSTIEKKEEQNLSDKGKKYFKSIKKAATRMRNILNDLLTYSETEFKPKSFKEQDLKVLVERAKDRLTKKIEKTNTIINIDDLCTLRVVPIQMEQLFYNLFTNSLNFKSTKRPLLIEISNKKGLGQTFGVQGLEDNVMYCEILVKDNGIGFDQQYSEKIFDIFQRLKTKENDKSTGIGLSIVKRIVENHQGKIIAVGKPDHYAIFKMYLPL, encoded by the coding sequence ATGGAAATAATAGACGCATTGCAGAAAGATATAAAAGATATTCAATCTATTAATATAGTGCCAACCATTCTAGATGTGGTTTGCAGGGCTACAGGCATGGGTTTTGCTGCTATTGCAAGGGTAACAGAAGATACCTGGGTAACCTGTGGCGTTTTAGATGTTATTCCTTTTGGACTTTCTGTAGGAGACGAACTGGACATACAAACCACCTTTTGTAAACAGGTGCGGGAAAGTGATCAGTTGGTGGTTATAGATCATGTTGAAAAAGATGAAGTATACCATAACCACCCTATACCTGCACAATATGGTTTCCAGAGTTATATTTCTGTACCTATTATGCGAAAGAACGGTGAGTTTTTTGGTACTCTTTGTGCGCTGGACCTTAAACCCAATAAGGTTAATACCCCACAAATAATTGATATGTTTTCAATGTTTACGGAATTGATTGCATTTCATTTAGATGCCCTTGAAACTATGCGAAAGCAGGATACAGCCATAAAAAAGAAAGATATTGAGCTTGCTGCCTATGATTTTATTTCAAGTCATGATTTGCAGGAGCCACTTCGAAAAATTCAGATTCTGACCAGTACCATTGAAAAGAAGGAAGAACAAAATCTTTCGGATAAGGGTAAAAAATACTTTAAATCCATAAAAAAGGCAGCCACTAGAATGCGCAATATTCTCAATGACCTTTTGACCTATTCAGAGACGGAGTTTAAACCTAAAAGTTTTAAAGAACAAGATTTAAAGGTTCTTGTAGAACGGGCAAAAGATAGGTTAACTAAGAAAATAGAGAAAACTAACACCATCATAAACATAGATGATTTATGTACGTTGAGAGTGGTTCCCATACAAATGGAACAGCTTTTTTATAACCTTTTTACGAATAGCTTAAACTTTAAAAGTACCAAAAGGCCCCTTTTAATTGAAATAAGTAATAAAAAGGGTTTGGGTCAAACGTTTGGCGTTCAAGGTTTAGAGGACAATGTAATGTATTGCGAAATTTTGGTAAAAGACAACGGAATAGGGTTTGATCAGCAATACAGCGAAAAAATATTTGATATTTTCCAACGTCTTAAAACCAAAGAGAACGATAAGTCTACTGGAATAGGGCTTTCTATTGTTAAGCGCATTGTAGAAAATCACCAAGGAAAAATCATAGCCGTTGGTAAACCTGATCATTATGCTATTTTTAAGATGTACTTGCCGTTATAA
- a CDS encoding GAF domain-containing protein, whose amino-acid sequence MSEKEGSTVEVILSDLNATTVDWQRVLENVIACFDCTTGTLHFLDQETELLQIQAHKGIPPFLIPKLSTIPIGKGMAGIAAERKEAVEMCNLQTDDSGVARPAAKETKVEGSIAVPMLLDGKLYGTLGIAKPVPYDFTEEERRNLLEIGEAMSKALLA is encoded by the coding sequence ATGAGTGAGAAGGAAGGATCAACCGTAGAAGTTATTTTATCAGATTTGAATGCTACTACTGTAGATTGGCAACGAGTGCTGGAGAACGTTATTGCCTGTTTTGATTGTACTACGGGAACTCTTCATTTTTTGGACCAAGAAACTGAATTACTACAGATACAAGCTCATAAGGGAATCCCTCCTTTTTTAATCCCAAAGTTATCTACTATTCCTATTGGTAAAGGAATGGCAGGTATTGCCGCTGAACGTAAAGAGGCGGTTGAAATGTGTAACCTACAAACAGATGATTCAGGAGTGGCTCGTCCTGCAGCTAAGGAAACCAAAGTAGAAGGCTCTATTGCAGTGCCTATGTTGCTAGACGGAAAGCTATACGGAACATTGGGTATTGCCAAACCTGTACCTTATGATTTTACGGAAGAAGAGCGTAGGAACCTTCTTGAAATTGGCGAGGCTATGAGCAAGGCTTTATTGGCCTAA